A single window of Paenibacillus sp. FSL H8-0537 DNA harbors:
- a CDS encoding beta-ketoacyl-ACP synthase III: MILHPVGIIGTGKYVPERIITNQQLEKMVETNDEWIVTRTGISERRMAAPEEATSDLAYEASKAAIAASGLTVEDIDLIIVATITPDMAFPSTSCLLQEKLGAKQAAAFDLSAACSGFIYGLATATSMISSGLYKHVLVVGAETLSRITDYTDRNTCILFGDGAGAVVLGKVAEGRGFKSFQLGADGGGGELLKVSGGGSRMPATEESVASRQHFIHMAGNDVFKFAVRIMGSAAEEALRKADMTKDQIDLLIPHQANIRIIQSALNRLNLPEEKCMINLNNYGNMSAASIPVALAEAVEQNRVKEGDALVFVGFGGGLTWGASVLIW; the protein is encoded by the coding sequence ATTATAACGAATCAGCAGCTTGAAAAAATGGTTGAAACGAATGATGAGTGGATCGTTACCCGCACAGGAATTAGCGAGCGCCGGATGGCTGCACCCGAAGAAGCGACGTCGGACCTCGCTTATGAAGCCTCCAAGGCTGCAATTGCAGCTTCAGGACTTACGGTAGAGGATATCGATCTCATTATCGTGGCGACGATAACGCCAGACATGGCATTTCCATCGACCTCCTGTCTGCTTCAAGAGAAGCTGGGAGCCAAACAGGCGGCAGCATTCGATCTTTCCGCAGCTTGCTCGGGCTTTATTTATGGCCTTGCAACAGCAACGAGCATGATTTCTTCCGGCTTGTATAAGCATGTGCTTGTTGTTGGCGCGGAGACGCTTTCGCGTATTACGGACTACACAGACCGCAATACATGCATTTTGTTTGGTGACGGTGCGGGAGCAGTTGTGCTTGGTAAGGTAGCAGAAGGCAGAGGCTTTAAGTCTTTCCAGCTCGGAGCAGATGGCGGCGGCGGCGAGCTGCTGAAAGTAAGCGGCGGCGGTTCCCGCATGCCAGCTACGGAGGAAAGTGTCGCATCGCGGCAGCATTTTATCCATATGGCTGGAAATGATGTATTCAAGTTTGCGGTGCGCATTATGGGCAGTGCAGCAGAGGAAGCGCTTCGCAAAGCGGATATGACGAAGGATCAAATCGATCTGCTTATCCCGCATCAGGCGAATATCCGAATCATTCAATCGGCGCTTAACCGTTTGAATTTGCCAGAGGAGAAATGCATGATTAATTTGAACAACTATGGCAATATGTCGGCAGCATCGATTCCGGTGGCGCTGGCAGAGGCGGTTGAACAAAACCGGGTAAAAGAAGGAGACGCTCTCGTATTCGTCGGCTTTGGCGGCGGACTGACTTGGGGAGCTTCTGTATTGATTTGGTAA
- the fabD gene encoding ACP S-malonyltransferase has protein sequence MGKTAFVFPGQGAQAVGMGKDVYEAFADSRQIFEQADEALGFKLSDIIFEGPEDTLKQTANTQPALLTVSVALLQALEGRGLKADYVAGHSLGEYSALVASGVLSFEDAVRTVRSRGLFMEQAVPGGHGAMAAVLGAEREALAELCHMVTAEGHVVELANVNCPGQIVVSGSAAGVGAIVERGKEAGFKRVIPLEVSGPFHSSLMKPASEQLAGVLAGVSMSDAAVPVVANVTASAVTDAAALRALLVEQVYSPVLWEDSVRYLIAEGVDTFVEIGSGTVLAGLIKKIDRSVKVISLNSIAALDALQAAE, from the coding sequence ATGGGTAAAACCGCTTTTGTATTTCCAGGACAAGGTGCTCAGGCTGTAGGGATGGGCAAGGATGTTTATGAAGCATTCGCGGATTCGCGCCAGATTTTTGAACAGGCGGATGAAGCGCTTGGCTTTAAGCTGAGCGATATTATTTTTGAAGGGCCGGAGGACACGCTCAAGCAGACGGCCAATACACAGCCTGCGCTGCTTACCGTAAGCGTCGCGCTGCTGCAAGCGCTAGAAGGCCGAGGCTTGAAGGCGGACTATGTAGCAGGCCACAGCCTGGGGGAATATAGCGCGCTAGTAGCTTCTGGCGTATTATCCTTTGAGGATGCCGTTCGTACGGTGCGTTCCCGCGGTCTCTTTATGGAGCAGGCGGTTCCTGGTGGACATGGCGCTATGGCAGCCGTGCTTGGCGCAGAGCGTGAAGCGCTTGCCGAGCTATGTCACATGGTGACGGCAGAAGGCCATGTTGTTGAGCTTGCGAACGTGAACTGCCCAGGGCAGATCGTCGTTTCCGGTTCCGCAGCAGGCGTTGGGGCCATTGTCGAGCGCGGCAAGGAAGCCGGATTCAAGCGGGTCATTCCGCTTGAGGTTAGCGGCCCCTTCCATTCATCGCTTATGAAGCCTGCTTCTGAGCAGCTTGCCGGCGTATTGGCAGGCGTAAGCATGAGCGATGCAGCTGTGCCGGTTGTAGCTAACGTTACAGCTAGTGCAGTTACGGATGCGGCAGCGCTTCGCGCCTTGCTGGTCGAGCAAGTCTACTCGCCAGTATTGTGGGAAGACAGCGTTCGCTATTTAATCGCTGAAGGTGTAGATACTTTCGTGGAAATCGGTTCAGGCACGGTGCTTGCTGGCTTGATCAAAAAAATCGATAGATCCGTCAAGGTGATTTCGCTTAACAGCATCGCAGCATTAGATGCTTTGCAAGCAGCCGAATAG
- the fabG gene encoding 3-oxoacyl-[acyl-carrier-protein] reductase, protein MFANLEGKKALVTGASRGIGRAIAIALAEAGADVAINYSGSEAAAAETAQAVEALGRRAIVLQANVGKAAEFDAMVKDVLEQFGAIDILVNNAGITRDNLIMRMKEEEFDQVIETNLKGVFNGIKAVTRSMMKQRSGRIINISSVVGVLGNPGQANYVAAKAGVIGLTKASAKELASRGITVNCVAPGFIQTEMTDKLPEEMKESLVAQIPLARLGSSEDIAAAVRFLASDAAGYMTGQTVHVDGGMYM, encoded by the coding sequence ATGTTCGCGAATTTGGAAGGCAAGAAGGCGCTTGTAACGGGCGCTTCCCGTGGGATTGGCAGAGCGATTGCGATCGCGCTGGCAGAAGCAGGGGCAGATGTTGCCATTAACTATTCGGGCAGCGAGGCGGCAGCCGCTGAGACAGCTCAAGCTGTAGAGGCGCTTGGACGCCGTGCCATTGTATTGCAGGCTAATGTAGGCAAGGCAGCTGAATTCGATGCTATGGTCAAGGATGTGCTGGAGCAGTTCGGTGCTATTGATATTTTGGTGAATAATGCCGGAATTACAAGAGACAACCTGATTATGCGTATGAAGGAAGAGGAATTTGACCAAGTTATTGAGACGAACTTAAAGGGCGTATTCAATGGCATCAAGGCAGTTACTCGTTCAATGATGAAGCAGCGTTCAGGCCGCATTATTAATATTTCTTCCGTCGTCGGGGTGCTTGGCAATCCTGGACAAGCTAACTATGTTGCTGCTAAAGCTGGCGTTATTGGCCTAACGAAAGCTAGCGCGAAGGAACTTGCTTCGCGTGGCATTACGGTCAATTGCGTCGCGCCAGGCTTCATTCAGACTGAAATGACGGACAAGCTTCCGGAAGAAATGAAGGAATCGCTTGTTGCTCAAATTCCGCTTGCGCGCCTTGGCAGCTCGGAAGATATTGCAGCAGCTGTACGTTTTCTGGCGTCTGATGCAGCAGGCTATATGACGGGTCAAACCGTTCATGTAGATGGCGGCATGTACATGTAA
- the acpP gene encoding acyl carrier protein yields the protein MSEVIDRVKRIVVDRLGVDEAEVTLEASFKDDLGADSLDVVELVMELEDEFDMEISDEDAEKITTVGEVVKYIQSLN from the coding sequence ATGTCCGAAGTAATAGATCGCGTAAAACGTATCGTTGTAGACCGCCTAGGTGTAGACGAAGCGGAAGTAACGCTTGAAGCTTCATTTAAAGATGACCTCGGCGCTGACTCGCTCGATGTCGTGGAATTGGTCATGGAGCTTGAAGACGAGTTCGATATGGAGATCTCTGATGAAGATGCAGAGAAAATCACAACAGTAGGAGAAGTTGTTAAGTACATACAATCTCTTAACTAA
- the fabF gene encoding beta-ketoacyl-ACP synthase II codes for MKQRVVVTGMGVMTSLGYELEEFWGNLLAGKSGVSVVEAFDFSEYPTYIAAEIKNFSPEEFGLDKKEARRMDRFVQFAAVASQLAVKDADLKIGENADEERVGVMIGSGIGGLGTWEDQHNILLEKGPKRVSPFFIPMMIANMASGQVSMLTGAKGPNSTAVTACATGTHSIGDSYKMIMRGDADVMLCGGAEATIRPTGMAGFCSMRAMSVRNDEPSKASRPFDKDRDGFVMGEGAGVLVLESLEHAQKRGARIYAEIIGYGMSGDAHHMTEPDPDGAARCMVKALKDAGIAPEAVDYINAHGTSTPVGDRSETKAIKKAFGDHAYKVAVSSTKSMTGHLLGAAGGVEAVILGLTLQNGIIAPTINLDNQDPECDLDYVPNEPRKADVRIAMSNSFGFGGHNATIVMKVYEA; via the coding sequence ATGAAGCAAAGAGTTGTCGTTACAGGTATGGGAGTTATGACTTCCCTCGGATATGAGCTGGAGGAGTTTTGGGGCAATTTGCTCGCAGGCAAGTCCGGTGTGTCCGTTGTGGAAGCGTTCGATTTTTCGGAATACCCAACGTACATTGCCGCAGAAATCAAAAACTTCAGTCCGGAGGAATTCGGATTGGACAAGAAGGAAGCGCGCCGTATGGACCGCTTCGTGCAGTTCGCTGCTGTAGCCAGCCAATTGGCGGTTAAGGATGCGGATTTGAAAATCGGTGAGAATGCTGATGAGGAACGCGTTGGCGTTATGATTGGTTCCGGTATTGGCGGCCTAGGCACTTGGGAAGATCAGCATAATATTTTGCTGGAGAAAGGCCCGAAGCGCGTCAGCCCGTTTTTTATTCCAATGATGATCGCGAATATGGCATCTGGTCAAGTATCGATGCTTACAGGAGCGAAAGGTCCGAACAGCACAGCGGTTACCGCTTGTGCGACAGGTACTCATTCCATTGGCGATTCGTATAAAATGATTATGCGCGGCGACGCTGATGTCATGCTGTGCGGCGGTGCTGAGGCGACTATCCGTCCAACAGGCATGGCTGGCTTCTGCTCCATGCGCGCCATGTCCGTTCGTAATGATGAGCCGAGTAAGGCAAGCCGGCCTTTCGATAAAGACCGGGATGGTTTCGTTATGGGCGAGGGTGCAGGCGTGCTCGTATTGGAATCTCTCGAGCATGCTCAAAAACGCGGGGCACGGATTTACGCTGAAATTATTGGCTATGGCATGAGCGGCGACGCGCATCATATGACAGAGCCAGATCCAGACGGCGCAGCGCGCTGTATGGTGAAAGCGCTCAAAGATGCTGGAATTGCTCCAGAAGCGGTTGATTATATTAATGCTCACGGCACTTCAACGCCAGTAGGCGACCGTTCAGAGACGAAAGCGATTAAGAAAGCATTTGGCGACCACGCTTATAAAGTGGCAGTCAGCTCGACAAAGTCGATGACGGGACATCTGCTTGGCGCGGCCGGCGGAGTGGAAGCGGTTATTTTAGGCTTGACGCTGCAAAACGGTATCATTGCACCAACGATTAACTTAGACAACCAAGATCCGGAATGTGATTTGGATTATGTGCCGAATGAGCCGCGCAAAGCGGATGTTCGTATCGCAATGTCCAACTCCTTCGGTTTTGGCGGTCATAATGCGACGATCGTGATGAAAGTTTATGAAGCATGA
- the rnc gene encoding ribonuclease III encodes MKHDSLSELQSRLGLRFKQHRLLKQAFTHTSYVNEHKHGTIEHNERLEFLGDAVLQLLVSEFLFRSYPRRPEGELTRMRASVVCEPSLALFAERLALGAYVLLGRGEEQLGGRQRPALLADLFEAFVGAIFLDAGMDRARAFLEEHVFPFIESNDYGLLVKDFKSKLQERAQHHGLGTVEYRITEERGPAHDREFVVEVILGDARCGSGSGRTKKEAEQRAAEEAWHSLSAQP; translated from the coding sequence ATGAAGCATGATTCCTTAAGCGAGCTGCAGTCGCGTCTGGGGCTACGCTTCAAACAACATAGGCTGCTGAAGCAAGCTTTCACGCATACGTCGTATGTAAATGAGCATAAGCATGGCACAATCGAGCATAATGAGCGTTTGGAATTTTTGGGCGATGCGGTATTGCAGCTGCTCGTCTCAGAATTTCTGTTTCGCTCCTATCCACGCCGGCCAGAGGGCGAGCTTACGCGTATGCGCGCCTCGGTCGTATGTGAACCGTCACTTGCCCTTTTTGCAGAGCGGCTTGCTCTTGGCGCCTACGTCCTGCTGGGACGAGGCGAAGAGCAGCTTGGCGGCAGACAAAGACCGGCGCTGCTGGCGGATTTGTTTGAAGCGTTTGTCGGTGCGATTTTTCTCGATGCAGGTATGGACCGGGCCCGTGCTTTTCTCGAAGAGCATGTGTTTCCATTCATTGAATCGAACGATTATGGCCTGCTCGTGAAGGATTTCAAATCCAAGCTGCAGGAGCGCGCCCAGCATCATGGGCTCGGTACGGTAGAATACCGGATTACCGAGGAGCGCGGACCGGCGCATGATCGCGAGTTTGTCGTGGAAGTGATTTTGGGTGATGCCAGATGCGGCAGCGGCAGCGGTCGGACGAAGAAGGAAGCGGAGCAGCGCGCAGCGGAAGAAGCGTGGCACTCCCTTTCCGCTCAGCCGTAA
- a CDS encoding phosphotransferase, with protein MTHALQAIIEHYFPLDIVKTEPVPFGLTNTTCFVTVNDQKYVARHYDLYTKTPESLHLEMDVTSFLLRSNLSFNIPSFLPTQNGHLYVTLSDGSLGALVTFLQGTAPPIQTPDDAYLFGRVVGEVSARLSEYERPKNIKYDGIPFTNLYQLHPLATEEITASFWKKPPFPVTDEQKHYYNEALISVETNRKALLSLPLQLVHHDLLVFNLLSVDRCITGVLDFDFLAVDISFLEFVISLNHVLQMSGGSLEMSAAFIEGYASFRTLSSEELSQLRTLTRLYHIAVLHIYIGQNRAGKDISTAFAYIANQLIERDNWLERNEGHLRGLLAPYT; from the coding sequence ATGACACACGCATTGCAGGCCATTATCGAGCATTATTTCCCTTTAGATATTGTAAAAACGGAACCCGTGCCCTTCGGGCTAACTAATACAACCTGTTTCGTAACGGTAAACGACCAAAAATACGTAGCACGTCATTATGACCTTTATACCAAGACTCCAGAAAGCTTGCACTTAGAAATGGATGTGACATCTTTTTTATTACGCTCAAATCTTTCCTTTAATATCCCTTCGTTTCTGCCAACACAAAATGGACACTTGTATGTGACGTTATCAGACGGATCATTAGGTGCTCTTGTAACCTTTCTTCAAGGAACAGCTCCGCCAATTCAAACACCTGATGATGCTTACTTATTTGGCCGCGTCGTCGGTGAAGTTAGTGCAAGGCTTAGTGAATATGAACGACCAAAGAATATTAAATATGATGGAATTCCATTTACTAACTTGTATCAGCTACATCCACTTGCTACGGAAGAAATTACAGCTTCTTTCTGGAAAAAACCTCCTTTCCCCGTTACAGACGAGCAAAAACATTATTATAACGAAGCACTGATTTCAGTTGAGACAAATCGTAAGGCTTTATTATCCTTACCCCTGCAGTTGGTCCATCACGACTTATTAGTATTCAACTTATTATCCGTAGACCGCTGCATTACGGGAGTCTTGGACTTTGATTTCCTCGCGGTCGATATCTCATTTTTGGAATTTGTAATTAGCCTCAACCATGTACTCCAGATGTCTGGCGGTTCACTTGAAATGTCGGCAGCGTTTATTGAAGGGTATGCATCGTTTCGGACCTTGTCATCTGAGGAATTGAGCCAACTACGCACGTTAACCCGTTTGTACCATATTGCGGTCCTACACATATATATTGGACAAAATAGGGCAGGAAAGGACATTTCTACCGCTTTTGCTTACATCGCGAATCAATTAATTGAGCGAGATAATTGGTTGGAGCGTAATGAAGGTCATCTAAGAGGGTTGTTAGCACCTTATACATAG
- the smc gene encoding chromosome segregation protein SMC, whose amino-acid sequence MFLKRIELAGFKSFADKTEMEFVTGITAVVGPNGSGKSNISDGIRWVLGEQSAKSLRGGKMEDIIFAGSDARKAVNYGEVSLTLDNTDGALPLEYNEVTVTRRVHRSGDSEYMINKQSCRLKDITELFMDTGIGKEAYSIIGQGRIEEILSTRSEDRRGIFEEASGIVKYKSRKREAQKKLDETEQNLLRIHDLVTELEDQVGPLKEQSEKAIHYKALREQLRTKEISMYVHNIDSVHKSWSEANAKLEVLKQSELELSTVVSKHDAHLEKDRLALRAIEEKLDRLHEAMLQYSEDYEKCEGYGEVLKERKRNLEHNKAQLVESAASQDARIGTLMQEEAEFRSRAAGLELQLADLKAKLTEEEDRLIGVVGGAAPDAEETLKGELLDVLSAMAELRNEIRYAQQQKEAVGRRMERLGEDELKWKEQKRKSGARRAQLEAQLESILKDINGARNKYIDEAEKAKQTGQYVDEAAAAIRKWEQKIDASISRRDTMKEMQDALDGFMHGVREVLKASRRTSGGISGVHGAVAELVRVPERIEVAVETALGGALQHVVMEDEKTARAAIAFLKQRQLGRATFLPLDVIRARQVPEHDRRLAENAEGFVGVAADLVSCDPQYKSIIQNLLGNVLLAENLEQANRIASKCQYRYRVVTLEGDVVNAGGSMTGGSLQKKGASLLGRQRQIEGLDQEITAAEATMKQLRDKLSDLRKEQSIRSQNMEELRSRSEQSRIDEQQVRAELQQMLSEEKQLNEQEQLYSADRSSHLAEQQTMQATTEEAQAKLEKLVADEARLQEAIKLAEERRKASETAKEALQGQLTDLKISSAKTDQEKQSFEDQAARVRADIVRAKQELGNVRSLLAQQEEEITRHAEESVQQVEQLNHLKLKKQECSEQTDLQRSARADRIRELEHGESETKEQRTQLRQIEEQLRQNEIAANRLDVELDNLLRKLSEEYELSIELAREQYPVPEDVIGTQNLVRDLKRQITMLGDVNLGAIDEYERVKERYEFLSEQKDDLVEAKTTLYQVIREMDEEMSKRFKTTFEAIRGHFSIVFAKLFGGGRADLVLVEPDRVLDTGIDIVAQPPGKKLQNLQLLSGGERALTAIALLFAILQVKPVPFCVLDEVEAALDEANVSRFAQYLREFSELTQFIVVTHRKGTMEEADVLYGVTMEEGGVSKLVSVRLEEEAEQATA is encoded by the coding sequence ATGTTCCTTAAGCGTATTGAACTAGCAGGTTTTAAATCGTTTGCCGATAAGACGGAGATGGAATTCGTCACGGGGATTACGGCAGTCGTCGGTCCCAACGGCAGCGGCAAAAGCAATATTTCCGACGGCATCCGCTGGGTGCTGGGCGAGCAAAGCGCCAAAAGTCTTCGCGGCGGCAAAATGGAAGATATTATTTTTGCCGGAAGCGACGCGCGCAAAGCAGTCAATTATGGTGAAGTGTCGCTGACGCTCGACAATACGGATGGAGCACTGCCACTGGAGTACAATGAAGTGACAGTAACCCGCCGTGTCCATCGCAGCGGTGACAGTGAATATATGATTAACAAGCAATCATGCCGGCTCAAGGATATTACCGAGCTGTTTATGGATACGGGAATCGGCAAGGAAGCTTATTCGATTATCGGACAAGGCCGAATTGAGGAAATACTAAGTACAAGGTCTGAGGACCGCCGTGGTATTTTTGAAGAGGCTTCCGGTATCGTTAAATATAAATCGCGCAAGCGGGAAGCGCAGAAGAAGCTTGATGAGACGGAGCAGAACCTGCTGCGCATTCACGATTTGGTTACTGAGCTTGAGGACCAGGTTGGGCCGCTCAAGGAGCAATCGGAGAAAGCGATTCATTATAAAGCGCTGCGAGAGCAGCTGCGTACGAAAGAAATTTCCATGTACGTTCATAACATTGATTCGGTCCATAAATCTTGGTCGGAGGCGAATGCCAAGCTTGAGGTGCTCAAGCAAAGCGAGCTGGAACTGTCAACGGTTGTGAGCAAGCATGATGCGCATTTGGAGAAGGATCGCCTTGCGCTGCGCGCAATCGAGGAGAAGCTTGACCGTCTTCATGAAGCGATGCTGCAATACAGCGAGGATTATGAGAAATGCGAAGGCTACGGCGAGGTTTTGAAGGAGCGCAAACGCAATCTGGAGCATAACAAGGCACAGCTTGTGGAATCCGCTGCGTCGCAGGATGCCCGCATTGGCACGCTGATGCAGGAGGAAGCTGAATTCCGCAGCCGTGCGGCTGGTCTGGAGCTGCAGCTGGCCGATTTGAAAGCAAAGCTGACTGAGGAGGAAGACCGTCTTATTGGTGTTGTTGGCGGGGCTGCTCCTGATGCTGAGGAGACGCTGAAGGGCGAGCTGCTTGATGTGCTTAGCGCGATGGCGGAGCTGCGCAATGAAATTCGTTATGCCCAGCAGCAGAAGGAAGCTGTTGGTCGGCGGATGGAGCGCCTTGGCGAGGATGAGCTGAAGTGGAAAGAGCAGAAGCGGAAAAGTGGGGCTAGACGCGCGCAGCTGGAAGCACAGCTGGAATCGATTTTGAAAGATATCAATGGTGCTCGTAACAAATACATAGATGAGGCTGAAAAAGCGAAGCAGACTGGCCAGTATGTGGATGAAGCGGCTGCAGCTATTCGCAAATGGGAGCAAAAAATCGATGCCAGCATTTCCCGTCGCGATACGATGAAGGAAATGCAGGATGCACTCGACGGCTTTATGCACGGCGTTCGGGAAGTGCTCAAAGCATCGCGCCGCACATCCGGCGGCATTAGCGGCGTTCATGGCGCGGTAGCCGAGCTAGTGCGCGTGCCAGAGCGGATCGAGGTTGCGGTTGAAACGGCGCTTGGCGGGGCACTTCAGCATGTGGTCATGGAGGATGAGAAGACAGCTCGCGCGGCAATCGCATTTCTGAAGCAGCGTCAGTTGGGCCGAGCTACCTTCCTGCCTCTCGATGTCATTCGCGCAAGGCAAGTGCCTGAGCATGACAGACGCCTGGCTGAAAACGCAGAAGGTTTTGTAGGCGTTGCGGCCGATTTAGTCTCTTGCGACCCGCAATATAAGTCTATTATTCAAAATTTGCTCGGCAATGTATTGCTTGCAGAAAATTTGGAGCAGGCGAACCGTATTGCCTCTAAATGCCAATATCGCTACCGGGTTGTAACGCTAGAGGGCGATGTTGTAAATGCCGGAGGTTCGATGACAGGCGGAAGCTTGCAGAAGAAAGGCGCAAGCTTGCTTGGACGGCAGCGGCAAATTGAAGGACTCGATCAGGAAATTACGGCAGCCGAGGCCACGATGAAGCAGCTTCGCGACAAGCTCAGCGATCTTCGCAAGGAGCAATCGATCCGATCGCAAAATATGGAGGAGCTGCGTTCTCGTTCGGAGCAATCGCGTATTGACGAGCAGCAGGTGCGGGCCGAGCTTCAACAGATGCTGTCTGAGGAAAAGCAGCTTAATGAGCAGGAACAGCTGTATTCGGCTGATCGCAGCAGCCATCTGGCGGAGCAGCAAACGATGCAGGCTACAACCGAGGAGGCGCAGGCAAAGCTTGAGAAGCTGGTAGCAGACGAGGCTAGGCTGCAGGAGGCGATCAAGCTTGCTGAGGAGCGCCGCAAAGCGAGCGAAACGGCGAAGGAAGCGCTGCAAGGCCAACTGACGGATTTGAAAATCAGCTCAGCCAAGACGGATCAAGAGAAGCAGTCGTTTGAAGACCAAGCCGCCCGTGTTCGAGCTGATATTGTAAGGGCGAAGCAGGAGCTTGGCAATGTCCGTTCCCTGCTTGCACAGCAGGAAGAGGAGATTACTCGCCATGCGGAGGAAAGCGTTCAGCAGGTGGAGCAGCTAAATCATTTGAAGCTTAAGAAGCAGGAATGCTCGGAGCAGACGGATTTGCAGCGCTCGGCGAGAGCGGACAGAATTCGAGAGCTGGAACATGGCGAGAGCGAGACGAAGGAGCAGCGCACGCAGCTCCGGCAAATCGAGGAGCAGCTGCGCCAAAATGAAATCGCCGCGAATCGTCTTGATGTGGAGCTCGACAATTTGCTGCGCAAGCTCAGCGAGGAATACGAGCTGAGCATTGAGCTGGCGAGGGAGCAGTACCCTGTGCCTGAGGATGTCATTGGCACACAAAATCTGGTTCGTGATTTGAAACGTCAAATTACGATGCTTGGCGATGTGAATCTTGGCGCTATTGACGAGTATGAGCGCGTCAAGGAGCGTTATGAGTTTTTATCGGAGCAGAAGGATGATCTGGTGGAAGCGAAAACGACGCTTTATCAAGTTATTCGCGAGATGGACGAGGAAATGTCGAAACGATTCAAAACGACATTTGAAGCAATTAGGGGCCACTTCAGCATTGTGTTTGCAAAGCTGTTCGGCGGCGGCCGGGCAGATCTTGTTCTGGTTGAGCCGGATCGCGTGCTTGATACAGGCATAGACATTGTTGCTCAGCCGCCTGGCAAGAAGCTGCAAAACCTGCAGCTGCTCTCTGGCGGCGAGCGTGCGCTTACGGCAATTGCGCTATTGTTTGCTATTTTGCAGGTGAAGCCCGTGCCTTTCTGTGTATTGGATGAGGTAGAAGCAGCGCTTGATGAGGCTAACGTATCCAGATTTGCCCAATATTTGCGTGAGTTTTCCGAGCTGACGCAGTTTATCGTCGTTACCCACCGCAAAGGCACGATGGAGGAAGCGGATGTGCTGTATGGCGTAACGATGGAGGAAGGCGGCGTATCGAAGCTCGTATCGGTGCGTCTGGAGGAGGAAGCGGAGCAGGCTACCGCGTAG
- the ftsY gene encoding signal recognition particle-docking protein FtsY encodes MSFFKRLKESIASKTEAVTTIFKEGLSKTRTAFVEKVEELITRRKKIDEEFYEELEEILIGADVGVNTVMKLIDELRAEVKKRKIEDAADLQPVLSEKLVELLKGDDNEKTALRMSGSGITVILFVGVNGVGKTTTIGKLAHKFKNEGKSVLLAAGDTFRAGAIEQLEVWGQRVGVDVIKQQSGSDPAAVMFDAVQAAKQRGVDILLCDTAGRLQNKSNLMEELNKIFRVIQREIPDAPHEVLLVLDATTGQNALSQAKLFGEKSGVTGLVLTKLDGTAKGGIVIAIRNELNLPVKLVGLGEKMTDLQQFDSEQFVHALFAGLIKDQEEPEEAETQQ; translated from the coding sequence ATGAGTTTTTTCAAAAGATTGAAGGAAAGCATCGCTTCCAAGACGGAAGCGGTCACGACGATATTTAAAGAAGGGTTGTCCAAAACCCGTACAGCGTTTGTTGAAAAGGTAGAAGAGCTCATTACGCGCCGGAAAAAGATTGACGAGGAGTTTTACGAGGAGCTTGAGGAAATTTTGATCGGTGCCGATGTAGGCGTCAATACCGTGATGAAGCTGATTGACGAGCTGCGCGCGGAAGTGAAAAAACGCAAAATCGAAGATGCGGCTGATTTGCAGCCGGTATTGTCAGAAAAGCTGGTTGAGCTGCTCAAGGGTGATGACAATGAGAAAACTGCCCTTCGCATGTCAGGCAGCGGCATTACGGTTATTTTGTTCGTTGGCGTCAATGGCGTTGGTAAAACGACGACGATTGGCAAGCTGGCTCATAAGTTTAAAAATGAGGGCAAAAGCGTTCTGCTGGCGGCGGGCGATACGTTCCGCGCCGGTGCCATTGAGCAGCTTGAGGTGTGGGGCCAGCGCGTAGGCGTTGACGTCATTAAGCAGCAGTCTGGCTCCGATCCCGCGGCGGTTATGTTCGATGCGGTGCAGGCGGCGAAGCAGCGCGGCGTAGATATTTTGCTCTGCGACACCGCTGGAAGGCTGCAAAACAAGTCCAACTTGATGGAAGAGCTCAATAAAATTTTCCGCGTCATTCAGCGTGAAATTCCGGATGCGCCTCATGAGGTGCTGCTCGTCCTCGATGCGACAACTGGTCAAAATGCACTCAGCCAAGCGAAGCTGTTCGGCGAGAAAAGCGGCGTAACCGGCCTCGTATTGACGAAGCTTGATGGTACGGCTAAAGGCGGCATCGTCATTGCTATCCGCAATGAGCTTAATTTGCCTGTCAAGCTGGTTGGCTTGGGCGAGAAGATGACGGATTTGCAGCAGTTTGATTCGGAGCAGTTTGTTCACGCTTTGTTTGCTGGTCTAATTAAAGATCAAGAAGAGCCGGAAGAGGCTGAAACGCAGCAATAA